A genome region from Bufo gargarizans isolate SCDJY-AF-19 chromosome 2, ASM1485885v1, whole genome shotgun sequence includes the following:
- the LOC122929190 gene encoding olfactory receptor 5V1-like: protein MNTLEVNSTPITEFLILGFPALNDYKLPFFSIVLLMYFMTICENLLIILLVSTSQRLRSPMYFFLGHLALSDIVLVTSIAPKMLDVIIREGSTIPYVGCLAQFYLYGGAVCAECFLLTAMSYDRYLAICRPLHYISVMGVKLKYSLIISSWLLSFMLVLITFVLVCGLDFCGSNVINHFFCDFAPLLELSCSDTTGVGIEMIVLSFPIILLPFLLVIISYVCIFRTIFGISSTSGRQKTFSTCSSHLVVVSTYYGSMLIIYMVPFRGHSVPVNKFISLVYIVLTPLLNPIIYSLRNKEIQSSVIVYLMVCSKK, encoded by the coding sequence ATGAACACTTTAGAAGTCAACTCTACCCCGATCACTGAGTTTCTTATACTGGGATTCCCGGCTCTGAATGATTACAAGTTGCCTTTCTTCTCCATTGTTCTTCTCATGTATTTCATGACTATATGTGAAAACCTCTTGATCATTTTACTGGTGTCCACAAGCCAACGTCTCCGTTCTCCTATGTATTTCTTCCTTGGACATTTGGCGCTGTCAGACATCGTCCTTGTAACAAGTATTGCTCCTAAGATGCTGGATGTTATTATAAGAGAAGGGAGCACAATTCCTTATGTTGGGTGTTTAGCCCAGTTTTACCTTTATGGGGGAGCGGTCTGTGCAGAGTGTTTTTTGCTCACGGCCATGTCCTATGACCGGTACTTGGCCATCTGTAGACCACTACATTATATCTCAGTGATGGGTGTCAAGCTTAAATACAGCCTGATCATCTCATCTTGGCTGCTCAGCTTTATGTTAGTACTTATCACATTTGTACTTGTATGTGGCTTAGATTTCTGTGGGTCAAATGTTATTAACCATTTCTTTTGTGACTTTGCTCCTCTTTTAGAACTTTCTTGCTCAGATACAACTGGTGTGGGTATTGAAATGATTGTCCTCTCTTTTCCTATTATTTTGCTACCTTTCCTACTAGTAATCATATCATATGTCTGTATTTTTAGAACTATTTTTGGAATTTCCTCTACCTCAGGTAGACAAAAGACTTTCTCCACTTGTAGCTCTCACTTGGTCGTTGTTTCTACCTATTATGGTTCCATGCTCATCATCTACATGGTTCCTTTCAGAGGACATTCAGTGCCTGTGAACAAGTTTATTTCTCTTGTCTACATTGTGCTGACCCCCCTTCTAAACCCCATTATATACAGTCTAAGGAACAAGGAAATTCAGTCTTCTGTGATTGTTTATTTGATGGTTTGTAGTAAAAAATAG
- the LOC122929191 gene encoding olfactory receptor 1468-like produces the protein MKALEVNSTPITEFLILGFPALNDYKLPFFSIVLLMYFMTICENLLIILLVSKSQRLRSPMYFFLGHLALSDIVLVTSIVPKMLDVIIREGSTIPYVGCLAQFYLYGVSLCAECFLLTAMSYDRYLAICRPLHYISVMGVKLKYSMNISSWLLSFMLVLITLLLVCGLDFCGSNVINHFFCEFAPLLELSCSDTTGVGIEMIVLSFPIILLPFLLVIISYVCIFRTIFGISSTSGRQKTFSTCSSHLVVVSTYYGSMLIIYMVPFRGHSVPVNKFISLVYIVLTPLLNPVIYSLRNKEIQSSVIVYLMVCSKK, from the coding sequence ATGAAGGCTTTAGAAGTCAACTCTACCCCGATCACTGAGTTTCTTATACTGGGATTCCCCGCTCTGAATGATTACAAGTTGCCTTTCTTCTCCATTGTTCTTCTCATGTATTTCATGACTATATGTGAAAACCTCTTGATCATTTTACTGGTGTCAAAAAGCCAGCGTCTCCGTTCTCCAATGTATTTCTTCCTTGGGCATTTGGCGTTGTCAGACATCGTCCTTGTAACAAGTATTGTTCCTAAGATGCTGGATGTTATTATAAGAGAAGGGAGCACAATTCCTTATGTTGGGTGTTTAGCCCAGTTTTACCTTTATGGGGTATCACTCTGTGCAGAGTGTTTTTTGCTCACGGCCATGTCCTATGACCGGTACTTGGCCATCTGTAGACCACTACATTATATCTCAGTGATGGGTGTCAAGCTTAAATACAGCATGAACATCTCATCTTGGCTGCTCAGCTTTATGTTAGTGCTCATCACATTGTTACTTGTATGTGGCTTAGATTTCTGTGGGTCAAATGTTATTAACCATTTCTTTTGTGAGTTTGCTCCTCTTTTAGAACTTTCTTGCTCAGATACAACTGGTGTGGGTATTGAAATGATTGTCCTCTCTTTTCCTATTATTTTGCTACCTTTCCTACTAGTAATCATATCATATGTCTGTATTTTTAGAACAATTTTTGGAATTTCCTCTACCTCAGGTAGACAAAAGACTTTTTCCACTTGCAGCTCTCACTTGGTCGTTGTTTCTACCTATTATGGTTCCATGCTCATCATCTACATGGTTCCTTTCAGAGGACATTCAGTGCCTGTGAACAAGTTTATTTCTCTTGTCTACATTGTCCTGACCCCCCTTCTAAACCCTGTTATATACAGTCTAAGGAACAAGGAAATTCAGTCTTCTGTGATTGTTTATTTGATGGTTTGTAGTAAAAAATAG